In Accipiter gentilis chromosome 18, bAccGen1.1, whole genome shotgun sequence, the following are encoded in one genomic region:
- the TMEM213 gene encoding transmembrane protein 213 isoform X1 — MRHFTHEPRAAFAVLFFTIVLWYSCLAAAEDLSNVSTSSMLTTEYEAPCLTRFISPAPDVNFCTQAATCCPTGMDDYGWIAAAVGWSLWFLTLILLCVDKVTKLRPDEPKYLVA, encoded by the exons ATGAGGCACTTCACCCACGAGCCCCGGGCAGCCTTCGCTGTGCTCTTCTTCACCATCGTGCTCTGGTATTCCTGCTTGGCAg CAGCTGAAGATCTCTCCAATGTTTCAACAAGCTCCATGCTCACAACTGAGTACGAAGCACCATGTCTTA CTCGTTTCATTTCTCCGGCACCAGACGTGAACTTCTGCACGCAAGCGGCCACGTGCTGCCCGACGGGCATGGACGACTACGGCTGGATCGCAGCAGCCGTCGGCTGGAGCCTCTGGTTTCTGACTCTCATCCTGCTCTGCGTGGACAAGGTCACGAAACTCCGGCCTGACGAACCCAAGTATTTGGTGGCCTGA
- the TMEM213 gene encoding transmembrane protein 213 isoform X2, with protein sequence MRHFTHEPRAAFAVLFFTIVLWYSCLAAAEDLSNVSTSSMLTTEYEAPCLNVNFCTQAATCCPTGMDDYGWIAAAVGWSLWFLTLILLCVDKVTKLRPDEPKYLVA encoded by the exons ATGAGGCACTTCACCCACGAGCCCCGGGCAGCCTTCGCTGTGCTCTTCTTCACCATCGTGCTCTGGTATTCCTGCTTGGCAg CAGCTGAAGATCTCTCCAATGTTTCAACAAGCTCCATGCTCACAACTGAGTACGAAGCACCATGTCTTA ACGTGAACTTCTGCACGCAAGCGGCCACGTGCTGCCCGACGGGCATGGACGACTACGGCTGGATCGCAGCAGCCGTCGGCTGGAGCCTCTGGTTTCTGACTCTCATCCTGCTCTGCGTGGACAAGGTCACGAAACTCCGGCCTGACGAACCCAAGTATTTGGTGGCCTGA